Proteins encoded together in one Paracoccus sp. SMMA_5_TC window:
- a CDS encoding malate synthase G, translating to MGRVEKAGLRVDGALARFIDEQALPGSGVAPNRFWEGLSRLLHDFAPRNRALLQRREELQAQIDAWHVSHQGAAVDTVAYREFLSSIGYIVPEGPDFRIDTPATDPEFSILAGPQLVVPVTNARYVLNAANARWGSLYDALYGTDALGDLPPAGAYDAARGARVIAWGRQFLDDAVPLAEGSWTDVQGLSVRSGNLVPALRDPTGFAGHEGDAARPNSVFLKNNGLFIRIVIDPEAPVGAQDRAGIADIVIESALSAIIDCEDSVACVDGADKALAYGNWLGLMDGSLTESVTKAGKTFTRRLNPDVTFTAPDGQPATVKGRALLLVRNVGHLMTTSAVLDRDGNEVFEGLLDAMVTVLCAMRDLNREGTGNSATRSIYVVKPKMHGPEEVAFACETLDFVEDTLGLPRHTVKLGIMDEERRTSVNLKECIRAARHRVAFINTGFLDRTGDEYHTSMEAGPLLAKGEMKSQPWISAYEDRNVDIGLTCGLAGKAQIGKGMWAIPDRMAAMLEQKIAHPLAGASTAWVPSPTAATLHATHYHRVDVKARQAEIAAMRRPSRLDDLLTIPLCGDRRYTPEDIARELENNCQGILGYVVRWIDQGIGCSKVPDINNVGLMEDRATLRISAQALANWLHHGIVSQQQVMDSFRKMAAIVDGQNAHDPHYRPMAPGFDGAAFQAACDLVFLGRAQPSGYTEPLLHARRLQVKQQGARLAA from the coding sequence ATGGGACGCGTGGAAAAGGCGGGTCTGCGGGTCGATGGCGCGCTGGCAAGGTTCATCGACGAGCAAGCATTGCCCGGCAGCGGCGTTGCGCCAAATCGTTTCTGGGAAGGGCTTTCGCGGTTGCTGCATGATTTTGCCCCCCGCAACAGGGCGCTTCTGCAGCGGCGCGAGGAATTGCAGGCCCAGATCGACGCCTGGCATGTTAGCCACCAGGGCGCCGCTGTGGATACGGTTGCATACCGCGAGTTCCTGAGCTCGATCGGCTACATCGTTCCAGAAGGCCCGGATTTTCGCATCGACACCCCGGCCACGGATCCCGAATTTTCCATCCTGGCGGGACCGCAACTTGTCGTGCCTGTCACGAACGCGCGCTACGTGCTGAATGCCGCGAACGCACGCTGGGGCAGCCTTTATGACGCGCTCTATGGCACGGACGCGCTGGGCGATCTGCCTCCGGCCGGGGCATATGATGCTGCGCGCGGCGCCCGAGTGATCGCCTGGGGTCGGCAGTTCCTGGATGATGCGGTGCCGCTTGCCGAGGGTTCGTGGACCGATGTGCAGGGGCTGTCTGTGCGTTCAGGAAACCTTGTGCCCGCCTTGCGCGACCCAACCGGGTTCGCAGGCCACGAAGGTGACGCCGCCCGGCCGAACAGCGTGTTCCTGAAGAATAACGGTCTGTTCATTCGCATCGTGATCGACCCTGAAGCTCCGGTCGGGGCACAGGATCGCGCCGGCATCGCGGATATCGTGATCGAATCGGCCTTGTCGGCGATCATCGATTGCGAGGATTCGGTGGCTTGCGTGGATGGTGCCGACAAGGCGCTGGCCTATGGCAACTGGCTGGGCCTGATGGACGGCAGCCTGACCGAATCCGTGACGAAGGCGGGGAAAACCTTTACCCGCCGCCTGAACCCGGATGTCACTTTCACCGCGCCTGACGGCCAGCCGGCCACCGTCAAGGGCCGCGCCTTGCTGTTGGTGCGCAACGTCGGCCATCTGATGACCACCTCGGCGGTGCTGGACCGTGATGGCAACGAGGTCTTTGAAGGCCTGCTGGATGCGATGGTGACGGTCCTGTGTGCGATGCGCGACCTGAACCGCGAGGGCACGGGCAATTCGGCAACCCGGTCGATCTATGTCGTCAAACCAAAGATGCACGGACCCGAAGAGGTCGCCTTCGCCTGCGAGACGCTGGACTTCGTCGAGGACACGCTGGGCCTGCCGCGTCACACCGTCAAGCTGGGCATCATGGACGAGGAACGCCGCACCTCGGTCAATCTCAAGGAATGCATCCGTGCGGCGCGCCACCGGGTTGCCTTCATCAACACCGGTTTCCTTGACCGGACAGGCGATGAATACCATACCTCGATGGAGGCTGGACCGTTGCTGGCCAAGGGCGAGATGAAGTCGCAGCCCTGGATCTCGGCCTATGAGGACCGCAACGTCGATATCGGTCTGACCTGCGGCCTGGCCGGCAAGGCGCAGATCGGCAAGGGCATGTGGGCAATCCCCGACCGCATGGCCGCGATGCTGGAACAGAAGATCGCGCATCCTTTGGCCGGTGCCAGCACGGCCTGGGTGCCCAGCCCGACGGCGGCAACGTTGCACGCGACCCATTACCATCGCGTCGATGTCAAGGCCCGTCAGGCGGAAATCGCGGCAATGCGACGCCCATCGCGGTTGGACGATCTGCTGACCATCCCCTTGTGCGGCGACCGGCGTTATACCCCCGAGGACATCGCCCGGGAACTTGAAAACAACTGCCAGGGTATCCTGGGCTATGTCGTTCGCTGGATCGATCAGGGAATTGGATGTTCCAAGGTGCCCGACATCAACAACGTCGGGCTGATGGAGGACCGGGCGACCTTGCGCATTTCTGCGCAGGCATTGGCCAACTGGTTGCATCATGGCATCGTCAGCCAGCAGCAGGTGATGGACAGCTTCCGCAAGATGGCTGCCATTGTCGATGGTCAGAACGCCCATGACCCGCACTATCGTCCGATGGCGCCCGGCTTTGACGGCGCGGCGTTCCAGGCGGCCTGCGATCTGGTATTCCTGGGCCGGGCGCAGCCCTCGGGCTATACCGAGCCACTGCTGCATGCCCGCCGCCTGCAGGTCAAGCAGCAGGGCGCACGCCTGGCTGCCTGA
- the obgE gene encoding GTPase ObgE translates to MKFLDLAKVYVRSGGGGAGCVSFRREKFIEYGGPDGGDGGRGGDVWAEAVEGLNTLIDFRFQQHFFARSGGHGMGSQRTGASGDDVVLRVPVGTEILEEDQETLVADLTTPGQRVLLARGGNGGFGNLHFKSSTNRAPRHANPGQPGVERTLWLRLKLIADAGLLGLPNAGKSTFLAAVSNARPKIADYPFTTLHPNLGVVGIDGHEFVMADIPGLIEGASEGRGLGDQFLGHVERSRVLLHLVDGTAEDVAADARTILNELAAYSPALAEKPRVTALNKIDAISADELDEKRAALEAEVGGPVLLMSGVSRQGVSEVLRALWAQIAPSRQPAGQPGTDQPWQP, encoded by the coding sequence GTGAAATTCCTCGATCTTGCCAAGGTCTATGTCCGCTCGGGCGGCGGGGGCGCAGGTTGCGTATCCTTCCGCCGTGAAAAGTTCATCGAATACGGCGGCCCCGATGGCGGCGACGGCGGCCGCGGCGGGGATGTCTGGGCGGAAGCGGTCGAGGGGCTGAACACGCTGATCGACTTTCGCTTTCAGCAGCATTTCTTCGCGCGTTCGGGCGGTCATGGCATGGGGTCGCAGCGCACCGGCGCCTCGGGCGACGATGTGGTGCTGCGCGTGCCGGTGGGAACCGAGATCCTTGAAGAAGATCAGGAAACGCTGGTCGCCGATCTGACGACACCCGGCCAGCGGGTGCTGCTGGCCCGCGGCGGCAACGGCGGGTTCGGCAACCTGCATTTCAAAAGCTCGACCAACCGCGCACCGCGCCATGCCAACCCGGGTCAGCCTGGCGTCGAACGCACCTTGTGGCTGCGGTTGAAGCTGATCGCGGATGCCGGTTTGCTGGGGCTGCCCAATGCGGGCAAGTCGACCTTTCTGGCGGCGGTGTCGAACGCGCGCCCCAAGATCGCGGATTATCCCTTTACCACGCTGCACCCAAACCTGGGAGTGGTCGGCATCGACGGGCATGAATTCGTGATGGCCGACATTCCGGGGCTGATCGAGGGCGCGTCCGAAGGACGCGGGCTGGGCGACCAGTTCCTGGGCCATGTCGAACGCTCGCGCGTGCTGCTGCATCTGGTGGATGGCACGGCCGAGGATGTGGCCGCCGACGCGCGCACCATCCTGAATGAACTGGCCGCCTATTCCCCGGCCCTTGCCGAAAAGCCGCGCGTGACTGCCCTGAACAAGATCGACGCCATCTCTGCCGACGAGCTGGACGAAAAGCGCGCCGCGCTTGAGGCCGAGGTGGGCGGGCCGGTGCTGCTGATGTCGGGTGTGTCGCGGCAGGGCGTGTCCGAGGTGCTGCGCGCGCTTTGGGCGCAGATCGCACCGTCGCGCCAGCCGGCCGGACAACCGGGGACCGATCAGCCGTGGCAGCCGTGA
- a CDS encoding 1-acyl-sn-glycerol-3-phosphate acyltransferase: MKSRIDPLIAERAPWLFSGRLTHDLARRGLMWLLRYSQTLDLAEEYRDLPAPEILRRIAQIIMRDIRVSGLEHLPAHGPALIVANHPTGIADGIVLNAVISAVRDDLFIYANHDILRILPQFHSVIAPVEWRLEKRSHAKTRVTMDYTREALAQGRIGLIFPSGRLAKRRGLTLHERPWMASAAMIARKFDVPVVPLRIRSRNSALFYLLDAIHPTLRDVTLFNEVLNKASQPFRITIGAPIAAQSLPPRSEDGIAMLRDIVLGLPEPDAEAMRMARLLHLAQRRPLVPAAPAD, from the coding sequence ATGAAATCACGCATCGATCCGCTGATCGCCGAGCGGGCGCCCTGGCTTTTTTCAGGCCGCCTGACCCATGACCTGGCACGGCGCGGTTTGATGTGGTTGCTGCGCTATTCCCAGACATTGGATCTGGCCGAGGAATATCGCGACCTGCCCGCCCCTGAGATCCTGCGCCGGATTGCGCAGATCATCATGCGCGACATTCGGGTTTCGGGCCTGGAACACCTGCCCGCGCATGGACCGGCGCTGATTGTCGCGAACCACCCCACCGGCATTGCCGATGGAATCGTTCTGAACGCCGTCATCTCGGCCGTGCGCGATGATCTGTTCATTTACGCCAACCACGATATCCTGCGCATCCTGCCCCAGTTCCATTCGGTCATTGCACCGGTGGAATGGCGACTGGAAAAGCGTTCCCACGCCAAGACGCGCGTCACCATGGACTACACGCGCGAGGCTTTGGCTCAGGGGCGCATCGGCTTGATCTTTCCCTCGGGGCGGCTGGCCAAGCGACGCGGGCTGACCTTGCACGAACGGCCATGGATGGCCAGCGCGGCGATGATTGCACGCAAGTTCGATGTGCCGGTGGTTCCGCTGCGTATCCGGTCGCGCAATTCGGCGCTGTTCTATCTGCTGGATGCCATCCATCCAACGCTGCGCGATGTGACGCTGTTCAACGAAGTGCTGAACAAGGCCAGCCAGCCATTCCGCATCACCATCGGCGCGCCCATCGCCGCCCAATCCTTGCCGCCCCGCAGCGAGGACGGCATCGCCATGCTGCGCGATATCGTGCTGGGCCTGCCCGAGCCGGATGCCGAAGCGATGCGCATGGCGCGCCTGCTGCACCTGGCACAGCGCCGACCATTGGTTCCCGCCGCGCCAGCCGACTGA
- a CDS encoding SMR family transporter, translating to MLTYAILMTAITLEVVGTTFLQRSEQFTRLLPTLMTGICYAGSFYFLSLVLRHMPLGLAYAIWSGLGIVLVSVIGLVVFGQKLDLAAIIGLGLIVAGVVVVNLFSGSVTH from the coding sequence ATTCTGACCTATGCGATCCTGATGACGGCCATCACGCTGGAGGTGGTCGGCACCACCTTCCTGCAACGCAGCGAACAGTTCACCCGACTGCTGCCCACGCTGATGACAGGCATATGCTACGCAGGGTCGTTCTATTTCCTGTCACTGGTGCTGCGCCACATGCCGCTGGGTCTGGCCTATGCGATCTGGAGCGGCCTGGGCATCGTGCTGGTATCGGTGATCGGTCTGGTGGTCTTTGGGCAAAAGCTGGATCTGGCGGCAATCATCGGTCTGGGGCTGATCGTGGCCGGGGTGGTTGTGGTGAACCTTTTTTCGGGCAGCGTGACACATTAG
- the pepN gene encoding aminopeptidase N, with the protein MTVTQYLSDWRPYPFAISRTRLEFVLHPTETRVRSWIDFERRGDGDLVLDGAGLTTLSLSIDDRPLSPELIDAENRSLTIPAAELPERFTFSAEVQIDPQSNTALEGLYLSGGIFCTQCEAEGFRHTTWYPDRPDVMAPFHVTIHSTMPVLLSNGNPVSRDGNTAVWHDPWPKPAYLFALVAGDLRAVSDSFTTMSGRKVALNVWVRPGDEDRAGYALESLIRSMRWDEQVYGREYDLDVFNIVAVDDFNMGAMENKGLNIFNSKLVLASAETATDLDYERIEAVIAHEYFHNWTGNRITCRDWFQLCLKEGLTVFRDQQFTSDMRSAAVKRISDVQTLRARQFREDAGPLAHPPRPDHYQEINNFYTATVYEKGAEVIGMLKRLVGDQAYRQALDLYFSRHDGQACTIEDWIKVFEDTTGRDLRQFKRWYTDAGTPQLSLSEDWRDGTLTLNFSQHIDPTPGQSEKPPRVIPIAVGLIGPNGDEVVPTTVLEMTDTRQSFKFSGLGARPVVSLLRGFSAPVTVAREITAAEQALLLAHDTDPYARWQAGHDLALDALIAEAQGQGADSALADALGGVLDDSGRDPAFAALCLTLPGEEEVATTIAARGAVPDPDAIHQAREGLARRIAEQHRAALARIYDDTAATGPYRPDAEGAGRRSLRLACLGYLSRIDGAERAAALFDSAGNMTETQGALECLIAAGRADQALARFADRFRDNRLVMDKWFMVQPLRSDPAQATERARALAARDDFDWKNPNRFRALISGLTANHAAFHAADGAGYDFVAEWLMRLDPVNPQTTARMCSAFETWTRYDANRQQHAQAALRRLAGLPGLSRNTAEMVTRILAAAG; encoded by the coding sequence ATGACCGTCACGCAATATCTTTCCGACTGGCGCCCCTATCCGTTCGCCATTTCCCGGACGCGGCTGGAATTTGTGCTGCATCCGACCGAAACCCGGGTGCGGTCCTGGATCGATTTCGAGCGGCGGGGTGACGGGGATCTGGTCCTGGACGGCGCGGGGTTGACCACGCTGTCCCTGTCCATCGATGACCGGCCGCTGTCGCCGGAGCTGATCGATGCCGAGAACCGCAGCCTGACGATTCCCGCCGCAGAGCTGCCCGAACGCTTCACCTTCTCGGCCGAGGTGCAGATCGATCCGCAGTCGAATACCGCCCTTGAAGGGCTGTATCTGTCAGGCGGCATCTTCTGCACCCAATGCGAGGCCGAAGGTTTTCGCCATACCACCTGGTATCCGGACCGTCCCGATGTGATGGCACCCTTCCATGTGACCATCCACTCGACGATGCCGGTGCTGCTGTCGAACGGCAACCCCGTGTCGCGCGATGGCAACACGGCCGTCTGGCACGACCCATGGCCCAAGCCCGCGTATCTGTTCGCCTTGGTCGCCGGTGATCTGCGCGCCGTCAGCGACAGCTTTACCACCATGTCGGGCCGCAAGGTGGCGCTGAACGTCTGGGTCCGCCCGGGGGACGAGGATCGCGCCGGCTATGCGCTGGAAAGCCTGATCCGCTCGATGCGGTGGGACGAGCAGGTTTATGGTCGCGAATACGATCTCGATGTTTTCAATATCGTCGCCGTCGATGATTTCAACATGGGCGCGATGGAAAACAAGGGGTTGAACATCTTCAACTCGAAACTGGTGCTGGCCAGCGCCGAAACCGCCACCGATCTGGACTATGAACGGATCGAGGCGGTGATCGCGCATGAATATTTTCACAACTGGACCGGCAACCGCATCACCTGCCGCGACTGGTTCCAGCTGTGCCTGAAAGAGGGGCTGACCGTATTCCGCGACCAGCAGTTCACCAGCGACATGCGCTCTGCCGCGGTCAAGCGGATTTCCGATGTCCAGACGCTGCGCGCGCGCCAGTTCCGCGAGGATGCCGGACCGCTGGCCCATCCGCCGCGCCCCGACCACTATCAGGAAATCAACAATTTCTACACCGCCACCGTTTATGAAAAGGGTGCCGAGGTGATCGGCATGCTCAAGCGTCTGGTGGGCGATCAGGCCTATCGTCAGGCACTCGACCTGTATTTCAGCCGCCACGACGGTCAGGCCTGCACCATCGAGGACTGGATCAAGGTGTTCGAGGACACGACCGGCCGCGACCTGCGCCAGTTCAAGCGTTGGTATACCGACGCCGGCACGCCGCAGTTGTCGCTGTCCGAGGACTGGCGCGACGGCACCTTGACGCTGAATTTCAGCCAGCACATCGACCCCACCCCGGGCCAGTCCGAAAAGCCGCCGCGGGTCATCCCGATTGCGGTGGGGCTGATCGGCCCGAATGGCGACGAGGTGGTGCCGACCACGGTGCTGGAAATGACGGACACCAGGCAAAGCTTCAAGTTTTCCGGCCTGGGCGCGCGTCCCGTGGTGTCGCTGCTGCGCGGGTTTTCGGCCCCGGTTACGGTCGCGCGCGAAATCACGGCGGCCGAACAGGCATTGCTGCTGGCCCATGACACCGACCCTTATGCGCGCTGGCAGGCAGGGCATGATCTCGCGCTGGACGCCCTGATCGCCGAGGCCCAGGGCCAGGGCGCAGACAGCGCGCTTGCCGATGCCCTGGGCGGGGTGCTGGACGATTCCGGCCGCGACCCCGCCTTTGCCGCGCTGTGCCTGACGCTGCCGGGTGAGGAAGAGGTCGCCACCACCATCGCAGCCCGCGGCGCGGTGCCCGATCCCGATGCTATCCACCAGGCGCGCGAAGGCCTGGCCCGCCGGATTGCCGAACAGCATCGGGCGGCGCTGGCGCGGATCTATGATGACACTGCCGCCACGGGGCCCTATCGCCCCGATGCCGAAGGCGCGGGCCGCCGCAGCCTGCGCCTTGCCTGCCTGGGCTATCTGTCGCGCATCGACGGGGCCGAGCGGGCGGCGGCGCTGTTCGACAGCGCCGGCAACATGACCGAAACCCAAGGGGCGCTCGAATGCCTGATCGCCGCCGGGCGCGCCGATCAGGCATTGGCACGGTTTGCCGATCGGTTCCGCGACAACCGGCTGGTGATGGACAAGTGGTTCATGGTCCAGCCCCTGCGCAGCGACCCCGCCCAGGCGACAGAGCGCGCCCGCGCCCTGGCCGCGCGCGACGATTTCGACTGGAAGAACCCGAACCGGTTCCGGGCGCTGATTTCCGGCCTGACCGCCAATCATGCCGCCTTTCACGCCGCCGATGGCGCGGGTTACGATTTTGTCGCCGAATGGCTGATGCGGCTTGATCCGGTGAACCCGCAGACGACGGCGCGGATGTGTTCGGCCTTTGAAACATGGACGCGCTACGACGCCAACCGCCAGCAGCACGCGCAAGCGGCGCTGCGGCGGCTGGCCGGGTTGCCGGGGCTTTCGCGCAACACCGCCGAAATGGTCACGCGTATTCTTGCCGCCGCCGGCTAG
- a CDS encoding protein adenylyltransferase SelO yields the protein MIRFDNSYARLPQGFFTRTPPTPVRAPSLVALNRPLADRLGLDADWLAGPEGLAMLAGNAVPPGAEPIAQAYAGHQFGGFVPQLGDGRAVLLGEVVAPDGARFDLQLKGSGPTPFSRRGDGRAWLGPVLREYLVSEFMAAVGIPTTRALAAVATGEKVVRETSLPGAVLTRIAASHIRIGTFEFYAARGDHQRLRLLCEHVIARHYPDASGAADLLQRVVERQASTIAGWMALGFIHGVMNTDNMAVSGETIDYGPCAFMDDYAPNKVFSSIDAYGRYAWNEQPRIAVWNLAQLASCLVPLMGNDDPAVIEATRIVHSFPQLYQQEWLRRFAAKLGIADPRPEDRDLIESLLERMASQEVDFTRCFAGLADGTARAEFRQPERFDDWAAIWRQRLGPAGPDLALMARANPRRIPRNHRIEAAIEAAKTGDYTLFHELDAALRSPFDDRAEWDMFALAPQPEEIVRRTFCGT from the coding sequence ATGATCCGTTTTGACAACAGTTATGCCCGACTGCCGCAGGGGTTCTTTACCCGCACCCCACCAACCCCGGTCCGCGCGCCGTCCCTGGTCGCGCTCAACCGCCCCCTGGCCGACCGGCTGGGCCTGGACGCCGATTGGCTTGCCGGACCCGAGGGGCTGGCGATGCTCGCGGGTAACGCAGTCCCCCCCGGGGCCGAGCCGATCGCCCAGGCCTATGCCGGCCATCAGTTCGGCGGCTTCGTGCCACAGCTCGGCGACGGCCGCGCCGTGCTGCTGGGCGAGGTGGTCGCCCCCGACGGTGCCCGCTTCGACCTTCAGTTGAAGGGCTCGGGACCAACGCCATTTTCGCGCCGGGGGGATGGCCGGGCTTGGCTGGGGCCGGTGCTGCGCGAATATCTGGTCAGCGAATTCATGGCCGCGGTCGGCATTCCCACCACCCGGGCTCTTGCAGCCGTTGCCACCGGCGAAAAAGTGGTGCGCGAAACCTCGCTGCCAGGTGCGGTTCTGACGCGGATCGCGGCCAGTCATATCCGCATCGGCACCTTTGAATTCTACGCCGCGCGCGGCGATCATCAGCGGCTGCGGCTGCTGTGCGAACATGTGATCGCCCGCCATTATCCCGACGCCTCGGGCGCGGCGGACCTGTTGCAGCGCGTGGTCGAGCGTCAGGCCAGCACCATCGCCGGCTGGATGGCCCTTGGCTTTATCCATGGCGTCATGAACACCGACAACATGGCTGTTTCTGGCGAAACCATCGATTACGGCCCCTGTGCCTTCATGGATGATTATGCGCCGAACAAGGTGTTCAGTTCGATCGACGCCTATGGCCGCTATGCCTGGAACGAACAGCCGCGCATCGCTGTCTGGAACCTGGCGCAACTGGCCAGCTGCCTGGTGCCGCTGATGGGCAACGACGATCCCGCCGTGATCGAGGCCACACGCATTGTCCACAGCTTTCCGCAGCTTTACCAGCAGGAATGGCTGCGGCGCTTTGCCGCCAAGCTGGGCATTGCCGACCCCCGCCCCGAAGACCGCGACCTGATCGAATCGCTTCTGGAAAGGATGGCAAGCCAGGAGGTCGATTTCACCCGCTGCTTTGCCGGTCTTGCCGATGGGACGGCGCGGGCAGAGTTTCGGCAGCCGGAAAGGTTTGACGACTGGGCTGCGATCTGGCGGCAGCGGTTGGGACCAGCCGGGCCGGACCTTGCGCTGATGGCGCGCGCCAACCCGCGTCGCATCCCGCGCAACCACCGGATCGAGGCGGCTATCGAGGCGGCAAAGACCGGCGATTACACGCTCTTTCACGAATTGGACGCAGCCTTGCGTTCCCCCTTCGACGACAGGGCGGAATGGGATATGTTCGCCTTGGCGCCCCAGCCCGAAGAAATCGTCCGCCGCACATTCTGCGGCACCTGA
- the proB gene encoding glutamate 5-kinase, which translates to MAAVTPELGRARRLVVKIGSALLVDDGGLRGAWLRALCDDVAAARARGTDVVLVSSGAIALGRKVLGLPAGPLRVEQSQAAAAVGQIRLARAYEEALTPHGVTTAQLLVTLDDTSDRRRYLNSRATIQTLLGLGVVPIVNENDTVATDEIRFGDNDRLAAQIAVTCGADQLLLLSDVDGLYTANPKTDPGARHLPVVEQITPEIEAMGGDPVSGLSKGGMKTKLLAARTAVAGGCAMAIAEGSVLHPLQAVAAGARVTWFLPDTDPQVARKRWIAAMKPKGELTVDAGAAQALRQGKSLLPAGVTAISGRFGRGDPVAVVDPTGARLASGLVRYASTEARAIAGHRSDEIEAILGYPGRAALIHRDDMVV; encoded by the coding sequence GTGGCAGCCGTGACCCCGGAACTGGGCCGCGCAAGGCGGCTGGTGGTCAAGATCGGCTCGGCGTTGCTGGTCGATGATGGCGGGCTGCGCGGTGCCTGGCTGCGGGCGCTGTGCGACGACGTGGCGGCGGCGCGGGCGCGGGGCACCGATGTGGTGCTGGTGTCCTCGGGCGCGATTGCACTGGGGCGCAAGGTGCTGGGCCTGCCTGCGGGGCCGCTGCGGGTGGAACAGTCGCAGGCCGCGGCCGCCGTGGGCCAGATTCGCCTGGCCCGCGCCTATGAAGAGGCGCTGACCCCGCATGGCGTCACCACCGCGCAACTACTGGTGACGCTGGACGACACCAGCGACCGGCGCCGCTATCTGAACAGCCGCGCCACCATCCAGACGCTGCTGGGGCTGGGGGTCGTGCCGATCGTCAACGAAAACGACACCGTCGCCACGGACGAGATCCGCTTTGGCGACAACGACCGACTGGCGGCGCAGATCGCCGTGACCTGCGGCGCCGACCAGCTGCTGCTGCTGTCGGATGTGGACGGGCTTTATACCGCGAACCCCAAGACCGACCCTGGTGCCCGCCATCTGCCGGTCGTCGAACAGATCACCCCCGAGATCGAGGCTATGGGCGGCGATCCGGTGTCCGGGCTGAGCAAGGGCGGCATGAAAACCAAGCTGCTGGCGGCGCGCACCGCGGTTGCGGGCGGCTGTGCCATGGCCATCGCCGAGGGTTCGGTTTTGCACCCGTTGCAGGCAGTGGCCGCAGGCGCCCGCGTCACCTGGTTCCTGCCTGACACCGATCCGCAGGTCGCGCGCAAGCGTTGGATCGCGGCGATGAAGCCCAAGGGCGAACTGACCGTCGATGCCGGCGCGGCGCAGGCACTGCGCCAGGGCAAGTCGCTGTTGCCCGCTGGGGTAACGGCAATCAGCGGCCGCTTTGGCCGGGGCGATCCTGTGGCAGTTGTGGACCCAACCGGGGCAAGACTGGCATCCGGTCTGGTGCGCTATGCCTCGACCGAGGCGCGTGCCATTGCCGGCCATCGCAGCGACGAGATCGAGGCAATCCTGGGCTATCCGGGCCGCGCGGCTCTGATCCACCGCGACGATATGGTGGTCTAG
- a CDS encoding endonuclease/exonuclease/phosphatase family protein, with the protein MTHPTDRLRLASYNLHKCRGMTGPHAPERNLQVIAELGADVIALQEVDFRFGARPEALPRSLISDFTGMVPAPFLGTGENSLGWHGQTILLRPDLRDVAQIRRLPLPGIEPRGALVLRLPGLTVVALHLGLMRSSRRAQLSRIIAQVRRIGHDRVVLTGDFNEWHDSRGLEALEPLRLVAPGPSWPAPFPRLRYDRFALSRSIEVLDCGVLDNDLARQASDHLPVWADLAVDVYAPGPRGMQHPPIRSRVPDQPGPGVQD; encoded by the coding sequence ATGACCCATCCGACCGACCGCTTGAGACTGGCCAGCTACAACCTGCACAAGTGTCGGGGCATGACCGGCCCCCATGCCCCCGAACGAAACCTGCAGGTGATCGCGGAACTGGGCGCCGACGTGATTGCCCTGCAAGAGGTCGATTTCCGCTTTGGCGCGCGCCCCGAGGCGCTGCCGCGCAGTCTTATCAGCGATTTTACCGGCATGGTGCCCGCACCATTCCTGGGCACTGGCGAAAACTCGCTGGGGTGGCACGGGCAGACCATCCTCTTGCGGCCCGACCTGCGCGATGTGGCGCAGATCCGTCGCTTGCCCCTGCCCGGCATCGAACCCCGGGGGGCGCTGGTTCTGCGCCTGCCCGGGCTGACGGTGGTGGCCCTGCATCTGGGGCTGATGCGGTCATCGCGACGGGCACAGCTTTCACGCATAATCGCGCAGGTCAGGCGTATCGGCCACGACCGCGTCGTGCTGACCGGCGACTTCAACGAATGGCACGATTCCCGCGGGCTCGAGGCGCTGGAGCCGCTGCGCCTGGTGGCGCCCGGTCCCAGCTGGCCTGCGCCCTTTCCGCGTCTGCGCTATGACCGTTTTGCCCTGTCGCGCAGCATCGAGGTGCTGGACTGCGGTGTTCTGGACAATGACCTGGCGCGGCAGGCATCCGACCACCTGCCTGTCTGGGCGGATCTGGCGGTCGATGTCTATGCGCCCGGCCCCCGCGGCATGCAGCATCCGCCGATCCGGTCGCGCGTGCCTGACCAACCTGGGCCAGGGGTGCAAGATTGA